One window of Chloroflexus aggregans DSM 9485 genomic DNA carries:
- a CDS encoding cytochrome C oxidase subunit IV family protein has product MAEQHVHSHTSHHGAGHAHISRGTYYRVFAALMVLMVLTVAAWWVEKNLITMPGWLAVTIAMSIAIAKTVLIVIYFMHVKVSSRITQVYAAGAFVWLLMLFIITMGDYVARGWPPQPGPLP; this is encoded by the coding sequence ATGGCCGAGCAGCATGTACATTCGCACACGTCTCATCATGGCGCCGGACATGCCCATATTTCGCGCGGTACCTACTATCGCGTCTTTGCAGCGCTGATGGTGCTCATGGTGCTAACCGTCGCGGCGTGGTGGGTTGAGAAGAATCTGATCACGATGCCGGGTTGGCTGGCAGTCACCATTGCGATGTCGATTGCCATTGCCAAGACGGTCTTGATCGTGATCTATTTTATGCATGTGAAAGTGAGTAGCCGGATTACACAGGTTTATGCAGCAGGTGCGTTTGTCTGGCTATTAATGCTCTTCATTATTACCATGGGTGATTATGTTGCTCGTGGTTGGCCGCCACAGCCGGGTCCGTTACCGTAG
- a CDS encoding GNAT family N-acetyltransferase — translation MLTIRPFQASENDYQVMATVYGALAPDAPYTANEWQVRDELHNPQLILYRVIGEFDRVAVGYAEYMQPMWCADPSYIELSVYVHPAYQGRGLGTALWQHLQQAWQQYHPRYVLVKVREDWQTGFAFAIRHGFREQRRVWTSRLDVTDFDPTPFQGALARVAEQRIEIHSFAALATADSDFWHKLYELECQTTTDVPLAFPIAIPPYEQWIKLYQPEHGAVWEGSFAAIADGQVVGLSTLETIDNETDVEVGFTAVRRDYRGRGIALALKLHTIAYAKAMGVTGIRTDNDSTNQAMWHINQRLGFLRGPVWVVLRRQEQEEVR, via the coding sequence ATGCTTACGATTCGTCCATTTCAAGCGAGTGAAAACGACTATCAGGTGATGGCGACGGTGTACGGTGCACTGGCCCCCGATGCACCGTACACTGCGAATGAGTGGCAAGTGCGTGATGAGCTTCATAACCCGCAGTTGATACTCTATCGGGTGATCGGTGAGTTTGATCGTGTCGCGGTCGGATATGCTGAGTATATGCAACCGATGTGGTGTGCCGATCCGTCCTATATTGAATTGTCGGTCTACGTTCATCCTGCCTATCAAGGGCGCGGGTTAGGCACTGCGCTCTGGCAGCATCTGCAACAGGCATGGCAGCAGTACCACCCGCGGTATGTGTTGGTGAAAGTGCGCGAAGATTGGCAGACCGGTTTTGCTTTTGCCATCCGGCACGGTTTTCGCGAACAGCGGCGCGTTTGGACATCGCGGCTCGACGTGACCGACTTTGATCCCACTCCTTTTCAAGGCGCACTCGCACGGGTGGCCGAACAGCGGATTGAAATCCACAGTTTTGCAGCACTCGCCACTGCCGATAGCGACTTCTGGCACAAGTTGTACGAGCTTGAATGCCAAACCACTACTGACGTACCGTTGGCATTTCCGATTGCCATTCCTCCATACGAACAGTGGATCAAGCTGTACCAACCCGAACATGGTGCAGTATGGGAAGGTAGTTTTGCGGCGATTGCTGATGGGCAAGTGGTCGGGCTGAGCACCCTTGAAACGATCGATAACGAGACCGATGTAGAGGTAGGATTTACGGCGGTGCGGCGTGATTACCGTGGACGCGGAATCGCGCTGGCGTTAAAATTACACACGATCGCGTATGCGAAAGCGATGGGCGTGACCGGAATTCGAACCGATAATGACAGCACCAATCAGGCGATGTGGCACATTAATCAGCGGTTAGGCTTTCTGCGGGGGCCGGTTTGGGTGGTATTGCGCCGACAAGAACAGGAGGAGGTGAGGTGA
- a CDS encoding HAD family hydrolase, giving the protein MPIRALIFDFDGLMVDTETPALHSWQEIYAEYGVTLSVHDWAVTLGANAGFDAHAHLVALVRERDPLLAEQLIAERDLILARRQARKDALSADQPLLPGVAELLAEAHTAGLPCAVASSSSRRWVEGWLRRLDVYHAFTTIVTADDVAATKPAPDLFLTAATRLGVPPNACLVLEDSPNGILAARAAGCPVVAVPGAVSRQIPLPPADLILPSLAQTSLAELRARFG; this is encoded by the coding sequence ATGCCTATCCGTGCCCTCATCTTCGACTTCGATGGCCTGATGGTCGATACCGAAACCCCAGCTCTGCACAGTTGGCAAGAGATCTACGCCGAGTACGGCGTTACGCTTAGCGTCCACGACTGGGCAGTCACACTTGGTGCCAATGCCGGCTTCGACGCCCACGCCCATCTTGTTGCACTGGTGCGGGAACGTGATCCACTTCTGGCCGAACAACTGATCGCCGAGCGCGACCTTATTTTAGCCCGTCGGCAAGCCCGCAAAGACGCTCTCAGTGCCGATCAACCACTCCTACCCGGTGTCGCCGAACTGTTAGCCGAAGCCCATACCGCCGGTCTGCCATGCGCCGTTGCCAGTAGCAGCAGTCGGCGCTGGGTCGAAGGCTGGCTCCGCCGCCTCGACGTATACCACGCCTTTACCACGATCGTCACGGCCGATGATGTAGCCGCGACAAAACCGGCACCCGATCTTTTCTTAACGGCTGCAACCCGGCTCGGCGTGCCCCCCAATGCCTGTCTCGTGCTCGAAGATTCGCCCAACGGTATCCTTGCCGCCCGTGCAGCCGGCTGCCCCGTCGTAGCCGTGCCCGGCGCGGTATCGCGGCAGATTCCTCTCCCACCAGCCGACCTCATCCTACCTAGCCTTGCCCAGACCAGTCTTGCCGAATTGCGCGCACGATTTGGCTGA
- a CDS encoding GNAT family N-acetyltransferase encodes MLSNIAEAVRLRPFAGSAADYAALAAIANAAFPDNHETVDEIRHWDTTRPAHCVQRRWLAEVDGTIVAAAEYFHATWMYHPRKFFVSVAVLPAWQGRGIGRYCYDALMHDLTVQYQPLEVRANCREDQTRSVRFLTDRGFREEMRTWESRLDLRTFDPTPYADALARVREQGFTICTLSEWLHRLPDARQRLYEAMIEMRADVPQAEPFTPVDFTTWEQSVLGNPHLYPEGYFLALDGDEIAATSQLWKHAEPDVLMTGITATRRRYRRRGLALALKVHALAFAKAAGYREVRTYNATINRAMLSINEALGFVKQPAWIEFVKVIG; translated from the coding sequence ATGCTCAGTAATATTGCAGAAGCGGTGCGACTGCGACCGTTCGCCGGTTCGGCAGCCGATTACGCTGCGCTGGCGGCGATTGCCAATGCAGCGTTCCCCGATAATCACGAAACGGTGGACGAGATACGGCATTGGGATACAACTCGTCCTGCTCATTGCGTTCAGAGGCGGTGGTTGGCCGAAGTGGATGGTACGATAGTAGCGGCGGCCGAGTATTTTCATGCTACGTGGATGTACCACCCGCGCAAGTTTTTCGTTAGTGTGGCAGTGTTGCCGGCATGGCAAGGGCGAGGGATTGGTCGCTATTGTTATGATGCCCTGATGCACGACCTTACGGTGCAGTATCAGCCGTTGGAAGTGCGGGCGAACTGCCGCGAAGATCAAACACGCAGCGTACGGTTTCTCACCGATCGAGGTTTTCGTGAAGAGATGCGGACGTGGGAATCGCGACTCGATTTGCGCACGTTTGACCCAACCCCATATGCTGATGCGTTGGCGCGCGTCAGAGAACAAGGATTCACCATTTGTACTTTGAGTGAGTGGCTACACCGCTTGCCCGATGCTCGGCAGCGGCTCTATGAAGCCATGATAGAGATGCGGGCCGACGTACCTCAGGCCGAACCATTCACACCGGTTGATTTTACGACGTGGGAACAGTCGGTATTGGGTAATCCGCATCTCTACCCAGAGGGGTACTTTCTGGCGCTCGATGGTGATGAGATTGCAGCGACGAGCCAGCTCTGGAAGCATGCCGAACCTGACGTATTGATGACAGGTATTACCGCTACCCGCCGGCGTTACCGGCGACGTGGCTTGGCATTGGCGTTGAAGGTGCATGCACTGGCATTTGCGAAGGCTGCCGGCTACCGCGAAGTGCGTACCTACAACGCTACTATTAACCGGGCGATGTTGAGCATTAACGAAGCGTTGGGGTTCGTGAAGCAACCGGCGTGGATTGAGTTTGTGAAGGTTATTGGGTGA
- a CDS encoding RNA-guided endonuclease InsQ/TnpB family protein yields the protein MKTFVSKLRPTLAQVACLSETVETCRQRYNHALSERKTAYRERGESIGFARQCASLPMLKREVPYLQRVHSQVVQDVVRRGDRAFQAFVRRVNAGEKAGYPRCKGWGRYDSFTYPRWGNGVKREQGRFVLSKIGALRLHNDRPVEGTPTICIIVRNADGWYAHIVCDVAPSPLPPTGRSFATLSNGVQIANPRSYRVAERTLKQAQRRLSRRVKGSNRSRKARTLLANAHLKVKRARRDFAHTIARAPVNEDDHIVVEKLNIRGMVRNHPLAKSISDAGWGIVLNILLAKAARAGRVVVAVNPAGTSQRCARCGESVPKRLAVRWHSCPYCGCELHRDHNAALTILKKGGGTAFGEALPLGGPKNREPHRL from the coding sequence ATGAAGACGTTTGTCTCCAAGTTACGTCCGACACTTGCTCAAGTGGCTTGTCTTTCTGAGACGGTCGAAACCTGCCGCCAACGCTACAACCACGCTCTGAGCGAGCGCAAGACTGCCTATCGGGAGCGTGGCGAGTCCATCGGCTTTGCACGCCAATGCGCCAGCCTGCCTATGCTGAAACGGGAGGTGCCATATTTGCAGCGTGTCCACTCTCAAGTGGTGCAGGATGTCGTGCGTCGAGGAGACCGCGCGTTTCAAGCGTTCGTTCGGCGGGTGAACGCCGGTGAAAAGGCGGGGTATCCGCGCTGCAAAGGGTGGGGCCGGTACGATAGCTTCACCTATCCCCGGTGGGGCAACGGCGTCAAGCGGGAGCAGGGACGGTTTGTTCTCTCCAAAATCGGCGCTCTCCGGCTGCACAACGATCGCCCGGTTGAGGGCACGCCAACAATCTGTATCATCGTTCGCAACGCGGATGGATGGTACGCACATATCGTGTGTGACGTTGCACCGTCGCCGCTCCCGCCAACCGGCAGGTCGTTTGCAACGCTGTCGAACGGCGTGCAGATTGCCAACCCGCGCTCCTATCGCGTCGCCGAACGCACGCTGAAACAGGCACAACGACGGCTTTCTCGTCGCGTGAAGGGTAGCAATCGCTCCCGTAAGGCACGCACGTTGCTTGCGAACGCTCACCTGAAGGTCAAGCGGGCGCGACGGGACTTTGCTCACACAATCGCCCGCGCACCGGTCAATGAGGATGACCATATTGTGGTTGAGAAACTGAACATTCGGGGGATGGTACGGAACCATCCCCTTGCCAAATCGATCTCCGACGCCGGATGGGGTATCGTTCTGAATATCCTGCTCGCCAAGGCTGCACGTGCTGGGCGAGTCGTGGTGGCAGTCAACCCTGCCGGAACGTCGCAAAGATGCGCGCGCTGTGGCGAGTCCGTTCCCAAACGGCTTGCCGTTCGCTGGCACTCCTGCCCGTATTGTGGTTGTGAATTGCACCGCGATCATAATGCTGCGCTTACTATCCTAAAGAAGGGCGGGGGCACCGCCTTCGGGGAGGCTTTGCCGTTGGGCGGGCCGAAGAACCGAGAACCCCACAGGCTTTAG
- a CDS encoding cytochrome c oxidase subunit 3, which translates to MATITHEEAHVHTHSHGPELQHQFETPEQQKEAATLGMWAFLVTEIMLFGGIFMAYIVYRWAFPEAWEEAAALLNTPLAAVNTVVLLVSSLTVALAVNAAEEGNKRRLLTMLVLTMLLGVTFLVIKGYEYSEKFAHCAGAKDPISWITGSDLHESHECLVPGRGFMFPAEHGAASGGHGAPATGLMQSGHQLFFFLYFCATGLHAIHMLIGLGVMGTITTMALRNKFSPTYYTPVEIGGLYWHLIDIIWVFLFPLFYLV; encoded by the coding sequence TTGGCAACGATCACACACGAAGAGGCGCATGTACACACGCACAGCCACGGCCCCGAACTGCAACATCAGTTCGAGACGCCGGAGCAGCAGAAAGAGGCTGCTACGTTAGGCATGTGGGCCTTTCTCGTCACCGAAATAATGCTCTTCGGTGGTATCTTTATGGCCTACATCGTCTATCGCTGGGCCTTCCCTGAGGCATGGGAAGAGGCGGCAGCGCTGCTCAACACTCCGTTAGCTGCCGTCAATACGGTTGTTCTCCTGGTTAGTTCGTTGACGGTGGCGCTGGCCGTCAATGCTGCCGAAGAGGGTAATAAGCGGCGGTTGTTGACGATGCTCGTGCTGACAATGTTGCTCGGCGTGACCTTCCTTGTAATCAAGGGGTATGAGTACAGTGAGAAGTTTGCTCACTGCGCCGGCGCGAAAGACCCGATCAGTTGGATTACCGGTAGTGACTTGCACGAGAGCCATGAATGTTTGGTGCCGGGGCGCGGGTTCATGTTTCCTGCCGAGCATGGTGCAGCGAGTGGCGGCCATGGCGCGCCTGCAACCGGTCTAATGCAGTCCGGTCACCAACTATTCTTCTTCTTGTACTTCTGCGCAACCGGCTTGCACGCGATCCACATGCTTATCGGCTTGGGGGTGATGGGTACCATCACGACGATGGCCTTGCGTAACAAGTTCTCACCGACATACTATACGCCGGTTGAGATCGGTGGTTTGTATTGGCACCTGATCGATATTATTTGGGTTTTCCTCTTCCCACTTTTCTATCTGGTTTAG
- a CDS encoding c-type cytochrome has protein sequence MVQSVRKSIVTRVVRLAWLPLCLLLVACHVDMYDQPKYKPNAVSDFFPDGRAMQPPPANTVPLNSYNPNSPLMTGRIDGQLADQLPPELKLDAALLAHGQSRYNAFCAPCHGLVGDGQGVIAYRGPITVPSFHNDRLRNVQIGYFFDVITNGIGKMYSYAARIPPEDRWAIAAYVRALQLSQNADVALLSEAELQQVKAGR, from the coding sequence ATGGTGCAATCTGTTCGCAAATCGATCGTGACCCGCGTGGTGCGGCTGGCGTGGCTGCCGCTCTGCCTGTTGCTAGTCGCCTGTCACGTTGATATGTACGATCAGCCTAAGTATAAGCCGAACGCGGTAAGTGACTTTTTTCCTGATGGCCGTGCTATGCAGCCACCACCGGCCAATACCGTACCACTCAACAGCTACAACCCGAATTCACCGCTCATGACCGGGCGGATCGATGGTCAGTTGGCCGATCAGTTGCCACCCGAACTAAAACTCGATGCCGCGTTGCTTGCCCATGGTCAATCGCGTTACAACGCCTTCTGTGCCCCGTGCCATGGGTTAGTCGGTGATGGTCAAGGGGTCATCGCTTACCGCGGTCCGATTACCGTACCGAGTTTTCATAACGACCGGTTGCGTAATGTGCAAATCGGTTATTTCTTTGACGTGATCACGAATGGTATCGGCAAAATGTATAGCTATGCAGCGCGCATCCCACCTGAGGATCGCTGGGCGATTGCTGCGTATGTACGGGCGTTGCAGTTGAGTCAAAATGCCGATGTCGCCCTGTTAAGTGAGGCTGAGCTACAGCAAGTCAAAGCCGGCCGCTAG
- the ctaD gene encoding cytochrome c oxidase subunit I: protein MSTISLPQTSYIRDTSRTFTDWLKSWLLTVDHKRIAILYLLSINFFFLLGGLAATLVRVELITPQGDLMSSDVYNRAFTLHGIIMVFFFLIPSIPAVLGNFLVPLMIGARDLAFPRLNLLSWYLYMIGGIFALIAAIFGGIDTGWTFYTPFSSTYSNSNVVMTITGTFIMGFSSILTGVNFIVTIHKMRAPGLTWFRLPLFIWANYATSIIQLLATPVLGIALLLVLVERVWGVGIFDPALGGDPLLFQHLFWFYSHPAVYIMILPAMGVISELISTFSRKRIFGYEFIAFSSIAIAILGFLVWGHHMFVSSQSVYAGLIFSFITMLVAIPSAIKVFNWTATLYKGSISYRTPMLYALGFIGLFVIGGLTGIFLGVTAVDLHVTDTYFVVAHFHYVMVGGTIMAYLGGIHFWWPKMTGRMYNETWGSIAALIIFVGFNMTFFPQFILGYLGMPRRYHVYPPEFQILHVMSTAGASILAIGFIIPLIYLGISLRKGRIAGDNPWGATGLEWKTSSPPPTFNFDKTPIVTEEAYSYPPDAAERDAASWRPGSPL, encoded by the coding sequence ATGAGCACGATTTCACTTCCACAGACCAGCTACATTCGCGATACCTCACGGACTTTTACCGATTGGTTGAAGTCGTGGTTGTTGACGGTCGACCACAAGCGGATTGCGATCCTGTACCTGTTGTCGATAAACTTCTTTTTCCTCCTCGGCGGGTTAGCGGCAACTTTGGTGCGGGTGGAGTTAATCACACCGCAAGGTGACCTGATGTCGTCAGATGTCTACAATCGCGCCTTTACGCTGCACGGCATCATTATGGTCTTCTTCTTCCTCATTCCGTCAATTCCGGCGGTGTTGGGTAACTTCTTGGTGCCGCTCATGATCGGTGCGCGTGATCTGGCCTTCCCGCGCCTGAACTTGCTGAGTTGGTATCTGTACATGATCGGTGGCATCTTTGCCCTGATTGCAGCTATTTTTGGTGGCATCGATACCGGTTGGACGTTCTACACGCCGTTTAGCTCAACCTACTCCAACTCTAACGTGGTAATGACGATTACCGGTACGTTCATCATGGGTTTTTCATCCATTCTGACCGGTGTCAATTTTATTGTCACTATCCACAAGATGCGCGCTCCCGGTCTGACGTGGTTTCGCTTACCGCTCTTCATTTGGGCCAACTATGCGACCAGCATTATCCAGCTTCTAGCCACGCCGGTCCTGGGGATTGCCTTGCTGTTGGTCTTGGTTGAACGGGTATGGGGGGTTGGTATTTTTGACCCGGCGCTCGGTGGTGATCCCTTACTCTTCCAGCACCTGTTCTGGTTCTATTCGCACCCGGCGGTCTATATTATGATCTTGCCGGCAATGGGTGTGATTAGCGAACTGATCAGCACCTTCTCGCGCAAGCGGATTTTTGGCTACGAGTTCATTGCTTTCTCGAGTATCGCCATCGCGATCCTTGGCTTCCTCGTCTGGGGTCACCACATGTTTGTGAGTAGCCAGTCGGTGTACGCCGGGCTGATCTTCTCTTTCATCACGATGCTGGTGGCGATCCCGTCGGCGATTAAGGTGTTTAACTGGACGGCAACCCTCTATAAGGGCTCGATTAGCTATCGCACACCGATGCTCTACGCGCTCGGATTTATCGGTTTGTTCGTGATCGGCGGCCTCACCGGAATTTTCCTCGGTGTGACGGCGGTTGACCTCCACGTGACCGATACCTACTTCGTGGTGGCCCACTTCCACTACGTGATGGTGGGTGGGACGATTATGGCCTACCTTGGTGGGATCCACTTCTGGTGGCCGAAGATGACCGGTCGAATGTATAATGAAACATGGGGCAGTATTGCGGCGTTGATCATCTTCGTTGGCTTCAACATGACCTTCTTCCCACAGTTTATCCTCGGTTATCTGGGGATGCCGCGTCGCTACCACGTGTACCCACCGGAGTTTCAGATCCTGCACGTGATGAGTACGGCAGGGGCGAGCATTCTGGCGATTGGCTTTATCATCCCGCTGATTTATCTCGGTATATCATTGCGAAAGGGACGGATTGCCGGGGACAATCCGTGGGGCGCAACCGGCTTAGAGTGGAAGACATCGTCGCCGCCGCCTACATTCAATTTCGATAAGACGCCAATCGTTACCGAAGAAGCCTATTCGTATCCACCAGATGCTGCCGAGCGTGATGCGGCGTCGTGGCGCCCCGGTTCGCCGCTGTAG
- the coxB gene encoding cytochrome c oxidase subunit II, producing the protein MRDFPLFPDQASTFATQVDQLYFFLVALSLLFAGVLPFVILYLIVRYHRSQKVDRSNPVDSNLKLELTWTLIPLALVMLVFFWGAFLYVQIRTVPDRTLDVYVIGKQWMWHVQHPNGKRENNELHVPVGQPVKLIMTSQDVIHSFYVPAFRVKQDVLPGRYTVMWFEASKPGEYHLFCAEYCGTEHSLMIGRVVALPLADYERWLATPGPVVLPDGTIDTGQPLVVSTPGDPMAAAGEGLFTSLGCAGCHAMAGGGVGPSLQGLYGATEKLADGATVVADENYLRESILNPNAKIVAGYAAVMPSYQGQISEDQLNQLIAYIKSLADTGN; encoded by the coding sequence ATGCGCGATTTTCCGTTATTTCCCGATCAGGCGTCGACCTTTGCGACACAGGTTGACCAGCTCTACTTCTTTCTGGTGGCCCTGAGCCTACTGTTTGCCGGTGTGCTGCCGTTTGTCATTCTCTACCTGATTGTTCGCTATCATCGCAGTCAGAAAGTTGATCGTAGCAATCCGGTCGACTCAAATCTAAAACTCGAATTAACGTGGACGTTGATCCCGCTCGCACTGGTGATGCTGGTCTTCTTCTGGGGTGCGTTTTTATACGTGCAAATACGTACCGTACCAGACCGTACTCTCGATGTCTACGTGATCGGCAAGCAGTGGATGTGGCACGTGCAGCATCCGAACGGCAAGCGCGAAAACAATGAGTTGCACGTACCGGTTGGTCAGCCGGTGAAGCTGATTATGACTTCACAAGATGTTATTCACAGCTTCTACGTCCCGGCGTTCCGTGTGAAACAAGATGTCTTGCCCGGACGCTACACCGTTATGTGGTTCGAGGCGAGCAAGCCCGGTGAATATCATCTGTTCTGCGCCGAGTATTGCGGTACTGAGCACTCGCTGATGATCGGACGGGTGGTGGCCCTGCCGCTGGCCGATTACGAGCGTTGGCTGGCAACACCCGGCCCGGTCGTGCTCCCTGATGGCACGATTGATACCGGTCAGCCATTGGTTGTTTCAACGCCGGGTGACCCAATGGCAGCAGCCGGTGAGGGTCTCTTTACAAGCCTTGGCTGCGCGGGCTGTCACGCGATGGCCGGTGGTGGTGTGGGACCGAGTCTGCAAGGCCTCTACGGCGCAACCGAGAAATTGGCCGATGGCGCGACGGTTGTAGCTGATGAGAACTACTTGCGCGAGTCGATCCTCAACCCAAATGCAAAGATCGTCGCTGGCTATGCTGCTGTGATGCCGTCGTACCAAGGGCAGATCAGTGAAGATCAGCTTAACCAACTGATCGCGTATATTAAGTCGCTCGCTGATACGGGGAACTAA
- a CDS encoding cytochrome c3 family protein: MSAQIFPRNANAIFLASLFGLVMLVVGIIAAMVGFYLSPWYTDVGVAKAQPVPFSHKHHVGELKIDCRYCHATVEKAAHAGFPATETCMSCHSQVWTTSPVLEVVRTSYQTGEPVVWNRIYDLPDFVYFNHSVHIAKGIGCSSCHGRIDQQQLAAKAQPLYMGWCLGCHRAPENFIRPREEVFNMEWDVNSLSLAQRQQLVIEYQIPTDGRLTNCFVCHR, encoded by the coding sequence ATGTCTGCCCAAATCTTTCCGCGTAATGCAAATGCGATCTTTCTGGCCAGCCTCTTTGGCCTTGTGATGCTGGTGGTTGGCATTATTGCCGCTATGGTCGGTTTCTACCTCTCACCATGGTATACTGATGTTGGTGTTGCGAAAGCCCAGCCGGTTCCGTTTAGCCACAAGCATCACGTAGGTGAGTTGAAGATCGACTGTCGCTATTGCCATGCGACGGTTGAGAAGGCGGCTCACGCCGGTTTCCCGGCTACCGAGACGTGTATGTCGTGCCACTCACAAGTGTGGACGACTAGCCCGGTGCTTGAAGTCGTTCGTACCAGTTACCAGACCGGTGAGCCGGTCGTGTGGAACCGCATCTACGATCTGCCCGACTTCGTCTACTTCAACCATTCGGTGCATATCGCCAAGGGTATTGGTTGTAGTTCGTGCCACGGTCGGATCGATCAGCAACAATTGGCGGCCAAGGCGCAGCCCCTCTATATGGGCTGGTGTCTCGGTTGTCACCGCGCTCCCGAAAACTTTATTCGCCCCCGCGAAGAAGTTTTCAATATGGAGTGGGACGTGAATTCGTTGTCGTTGGCCCAACGGCAACAACTGGTGATCGAATACCAGATTCCAACCGATGGTCGTTTGACCAACTGTTTTGTGTGCCACCGCTAG
- a CDS encoding SCO family protein, producing MKRWISLTLLGWLSMLLLAPVTVLAQGSKSNPADGVAFEQRMGEQVPLDSVFIDEQGNEVRLGQFFRSGLPVVLVMSYYECPMLCSFVREGVLSALQQVPLTAGQDFQVVNISIDPLETPMMASGVKTLTLQRYARAGAEDGWHFLTGSEEQIRRVADAIGFKYVYDETIDQYAHAAGFVVLTPEGKTSRYFFGIEFNVSDVRLGIVEASSGKVGTPIDQFLLLCYQYNPITGQYTPAIMTILRIVGMLTVIGIITLIVTLSRSTPGGNLPPPRESVPA from the coding sequence ATGAAACGCTGGATCTCGCTAACGCTGCTTGGGTGGCTGAGTATGTTGCTCCTGGCACCCGTCACCGTACTGGCGCAAGGAAGCAAATCAAATCCGGCTGATGGGGTGGCGTTTGAGCAACGTATGGGAGAGCAAGTACCTCTTGACTCCGTCTTTATTGACGAGCAGGGGAATGAAGTGCGGCTCGGTCAGTTTTTCCGCTCTGGGCTGCCGGTTGTGCTCGTTATGAGCTACTATGAATGCCCGATGCTTTGCTCGTTTGTGCGCGAAGGTGTGTTGTCGGCGTTGCAGCAGGTACCGCTAACGGCCGGGCAGGATTTTCAGGTGGTTAACATTAGTATTGACCCGCTTGAGACACCGATGATGGCTAGTGGCGTCAAGACACTAACCTTGCAGCGTTATGCACGGGCCGGAGCGGAGGATGGCTGGCATTTTCTCACCGGTAGTGAAGAGCAGATCCGGCGGGTAGCCGATGCGATTGGTTTCAAGTACGTGTACGACGAGACGATTGACCAGTATGCGCATGCGGCTGGGTTTGTTGTGCTGACACCGGAAGGGAAGACGTCTCGCTACTTTTTTGGGATTGAGTTTAACGTGTCTGATGTGCGATTAGGTATAGTAGAAGCTTCATCCGGTAAGGTTGGTACGCCAATCGATCAGTTCTTGCTGCTCTGTTATCAATACAATCCGATCACCGGTCAGTATACCCCGGCGATCATGACAATTCTCCGTATTGTCGGTATGCTCACCGTAATCGGGATCATCACCCTGATCGTAACGTTGAGTCGCTCGACCCCCGGTGGTAATCTACCGCCGCCGCGTGAGTCGGTGCCAGCCTAG